The Saprospiraceae bacterium genome includes a window with the following:
- the gatC gene encoding Asp-tRNA(Asn)/Glu-tRNA(Gln) amidotransferase subunit GatC has protein sequence MQIDDQLIKNLESLSKLELEQTERENLKSELSKMLDMFGKIAEVNTEGVLPLTHMTDSYNIMRNDEPQQELGTEGALKNAPLRIDNFFGVPKVID, from the coding sequence ATGCAAATTGACGACCAATTGATAAAAAATCTTGAATCGCTTTCAAAATTAGAATTAGAACAGACAGAGCGGGAAAATCTTAAATCTGAGTTAAGTAAAATGCTGGATATGTTTGGTAAAATTGCTGAGGTAAATACAGAAGGAGTTTTACCCTTAACCCATATGACAGACAGCTACAATATAATGAGAAATGACGAACCCCAACAGGAGCTAGGTACAGAAGGTGCCTTAAAAAATGCTCCTTTAAGAATAGACAATTTTTTTGGTGTACCAAAAGTAATAGATTAA
- a CDS encoding deoxynucleoside kinase, which yields MPEIKHIAIAGNIGAGKTTLTELLSKHYGWEVQYEDTSTNPYLGDFYNDMHRWSFNLQIYFLNSRYRQILDIRKGGKTVIQDRTIFEDAHIFAPNLYEMGLMAERDFKNYYELFRLMSSQVQPPDLLIYLRSSIPKLVEHIHTRGRDYEGNMSLDYLKGLNERYENWITNYKEGNLLIVNNDKLDFKNNPEDLGHIIELVDSEIHGLF from the coding sequence ATGCCTGAAATTAAACATATAGCAATAGCCGGAAATATCGGAGCCGGTAAGACTACGCTCACAGAATTATTATCTAAACATTATGGATGGGAAGTACAGTATGAGGATACATCTACCAATCCTTATCTGGGTGATTTCTACAATGATATGCACCGGTGGTCTTTTAACCTTCAGATTTATTTTCTGAACAGCAGGTACAGACAAATTCTGGATATTCGTAAAGGTGGTAAAACGGTCATTCAGGATCGGACCATATTTGAAGATGCACATATTTTTGCACCCAATCTATATGAAATGGGCCTGATGGCGGAGCGTGATTTTAAGAATTATTATGAGTTATTCAGATTGATGTCATCTCAGGTCCAGCCACCGGATTTATTAATATATCTTCGATCCAGCATCCCGAAACTTGTAGAACACATCCATACCAGAGGGCGTGATTATGAAGGAAATATGAGTCTGGATTATTTGAAGGGTTTGAATGAAAGATATGAAAACTGGATAACCAACTATAAGGAAGGCAACCTTTTGATTGTCAATAATGATAAATTGGATTTTAAGAATAATCCGGAAGATCTGGGACATATCATAGAATTGGTAGATAGCGAAATACACGGTTTATTTTAA
- a CDS encoding YggS family pyridoxal phosphate-dependent enzyme: protein MYDQIASELKACHVKLIAVSKTKSPEQILVLYEKGQRAFGENKVQELVSKYEILPKDIEWHLIGHLQKNKVKYIAPFVKMIHSVDNAELLQIIEKEAIKNNRTIDILLQFYIATEDTKFGLDIKEAIELLKIFNFSNHENIRICGVMGMASFTDDTNNVRQEFKNLKNIFSELKSRYFSDKAYFKEISMGMSGDYRIAIEEGATTVRIGSLIFGGR, encoded by the coding sequence ATGTATGATCAGATAGCAAGTGAACTGAAAGCCTGTCATGTGAAGTTGATTGCTGTTTCCAAAACAAAAAGTCCTGAACAAATCCTGGTTTTGTATGAAAAGGGTCAAAGGGCTTTTGGTGAAAATAAAGTACAGGAATTAGTTTCTAAATATGAAATACTTCCCAAAGATATTGAGTGGCATCTGATAGGCCATCTTCAAAAAAATAAAGTTAAATACATAGCGCCTTTCGTAAAAATGATTCACTCAGTGGACAATGCAGAATTGTTACAGATCATTGAGAAAGAAGCCATCAAAAATAACCGGACTATTGATATTTTGTTGCAGTTTTATATCGCAACAGAAGACACCAAATTTGGTTTAGACATCAAAGAAGCTATTGAATTATTAAAAATATTCAATTTTTCAAACCATGAAAATATCCGGATATGCGGGGTCATGGGAATGGCGAGTTTTACGGATGATACCAATAATGTGCGGCAGGAATTCAAAAATCTTAAAAACATTTTTTCAGAATTGAAGTCAAGGTATTTTTCTGATAAAGCGTATTTTAAAGAAATATCTATGGGCATGTCCGGTGATTATCGGATTGCTATTGAGGAAGGAGCTACTACGGTACGTATTGGCAGTTTGATATTTGGCGGCAGATAA
- a CDS encoding choice-of-anchor B family protein encodes MYKIFIFIALMFFVQNINGQKESFNSTLISSVKLDENANDIWGYTDENGIKYAIIGSFRNTWVYSLEDPANPILRYKAPGAQSTWRDIKSFNNHLYVTTDRGTDGLVIIDMTSAPENISHIYYTPELTVGVTTKPLERCHNLYIDEKGFCYLAGCNISKGGVLIFDLNQDPKAPPYIGAADLEYSHDAYARGDTLYTSEIYLGAFGVYDISDRSAPVLIARQTTSRNFTHNTWLSDDGKYLFTTDERANAFVDAYDISDLNNIQFLDKFRPLENEGQGSIPHNTHYFNGYLVISWYTEGLRIVDAHKPDNLVEVAYFDTWNDPSICHAGFYGCWGAFPFTGSNIVYASDINNGLYIVEVDYKRASYLEGIITNELGQSVVNAEVEILTEQVNRKFTDAGGVYKTGIADEGSFKVKIIHPDYRTKVIDIVLNRSEVTELDVILERKVSVKFLATVTDENDVPIPATITLTSDTEVTTLSLGDTGSLNTNVMTGDYLLTVSSWGFLPEYELYEISSDIFTTIKLKKGYIDEFNTDLGWTVISTGGMTGEWERAIPRQTEYFDAIAAPGSDDQDDYGDYAFVTENGQPGAACADIDNGVTTLISPPMNLLGLRNPGLNYSAWFFSAGGANLPDDTLTIKLSNGVREVVVEKIFENTDGWKKTVDLKILDFLEISNNMQIVIEASDLPGTGHIVEAGFDNFFISVDSIPVSTSDEYAGNHELKVYPNPSSSTIRIVTEQDDINAENRFRISDLLGKVVFEGVFRESDAFVDVSKWVKGIYVVKSQSGKSTRFIVI; translated from the coding sequence ATGTATAAAATATTCATTTTCATTGCATTAATGTTTTTTGTTCAAAATATCAATGGACAAAAAGAATCTTTTAATTCCACTTTAATTTCAAGCGTAAAATTAGATGAAAATGCTAATGACATATGGGGCTACACGGATGAAAATGGAATAAAATATGCGATTATCGGGTCATTCCGGAATACATGGGTATATTCATTGGAAGATCCTGCCAATCCGATTCTTAGATATAAAGCCCCTGGAGCTCAGTCAACCTGGCGAGATATTAAAAGTTTTAATAATCATCTTTACGTTACTACAGACAGAGGAACAGATGGTCTGGTGATTATAGATATGACAAGTGCTCCTGAAAATATTTCACACATTTATTATACCCCTGAGTTGACAGTAGGAGTTACTACAAAACCTCTTGAAAGATGTCACAATTTGTATATCGACGAAAAAGGCTTTTGTTATCTGGCAGGGTGTAATATCAGCAAAGGAGGTGTTCTTATTTTTGATCTGAATCAGGATCCGAAAGCTCCACCATATATAGGAGCAGCAGATTTGGAGTATTCACACGATGCATATGCAAGAGGAGATACTTTATATACATCAGAAATTTATCTTGGGGCGTTTGGTGTATATGATATTTCTGACAGATCAGCTCCTGTTTTAATAGCAAGACAAACCACTTCACGAAACTTTACGCACAACACATGGCTTTCAGACGACGGCAAATATCTTTTCACGACTGATGAGCGGGCAAATGCATTTGTGGACGCTTACGATATCAGTGATCTGAATAATATTCAGTTTTTAGATAAATTTCGACCTTTAGAAAATGAAGGCCAAGGTTCTATTCCACATAATACGCACTATTTTAATGGTTATCTTGTAATCAGTTGGTACACCGAAGGACTCAGAATTGTAGATGCACATAAGCCGGATAATCTGGTAGAAGTTGCTTATTTTGATACCTGGAATGACCCGTCAATCTGTCATGCCGGCTTCTATGGTTGTTGGGGAGCATTTCCTTTTACCGGCTCCAATATAGTTTACGCTTCTGATATCAATAACGGACTCTATATTGTAGAAGTAGATTATAAAAGAGCATCTTATTTGGAAGGTATTATCACTAATGAACTAGGTCAGTCCGTGGTCAATGCAGAAGTTGAGATTTTAACGGAACAAGTTAATCGCAAATTTACAGATGCAGGAGGTGTTTACAAGACTGGGATTGCTGACGAAGGCAGTTTTAAAGTTAAAATTATTCATCCTGATTATCGCACAAAGGTTATTGATATAGTACTTAACAGAAGTGAAGTAACTGAACTTGATGTTATTCTTGAAAGAAAAGTATCAGTAAAATTTTTAGCCACTGTTACTGATGAAAATGATGTTCCGATACCTGCGACTATCACTTTAACAAGTGATACAGAAGTCACAACTTTATCTTTAGGTGATACCGGATCATTGAATACTAATGTGATGACTGGTGATTATTTATTAACAGTATCATCATGGGGTTTTCTCCCGGAATATGAGTTATATGAAATTTCATCTGATATATTTACAACGATTAAATTGAAGAAAGGCTATATAGATGAATTTAATACAGATCTCGGCTGGACAGTTATTTCAACAGGTGGAATGACAGGAGAATGGGAAAGAGCAATTCCGAGACAGACAGAATATTTTGACGCTATTGCAGCGCCGGGCAGTGATGATCAGGATGATTATGGAGACTACGCTTTTGTTACTGAAAATGGTCAGCCGGGTGCCGCATGTGCTGATATTGATAACGGAGTTACCACGTTGATTTCACCCCCAATGAATCTTTTAGGTCTCAGAAATCCGGGACTGAATTATTCTGCTTGGTTTTTTTCAGCCGGCGGTGCGAATCTGCCGGACGATACGCTTACCATAAAGTTGAGTAACGGAGTCAGGGAAGTAGTTGTAGAAAAAATATTTGAGAATACGGATGGTTGGAAAAAAACGGTTGATCTTAAGATTCTGGATTTTCTGGAAATAAGCAACAATATGCAAATTGTCATAGAAGCATCTGATCTCCCCGGAACAGGGCATATTGTAGAAGCAGGTTTTGATAACTTTTTTATATCCGTGGACTCTATTCCGGTTTCCACATCTGACGAGTATGCAGGTAATCATGAACTTAAAGTTTATCCTAATCCATCCAGTTCCACGATCAGGATTGTTACAGAACAGGATGATATAAATGCTGAAAATCGATTCAGGATTTCTGATTTACTCGGCAAGGTAGTTTTTGAGGGTGTATTCAGAGAATCAGATGCATTTGTAGATGTCAGCAAATGGGTAAAAGGCATTTATGTTGTTAAGTCTCAAAGTGGCAAAAGCACCAGGTTCATTGTGATTTAA
- a CDS encoding methionyl-tRNA formyltransferase yields the protein MGTPEFAVPSLDILVRHGYNVVAVVTSMDSFGGRGGKQLIQSAVKIYAQSKEIPVLQPEKLKSPEFLATLKSYDADLQIVVAFRMLPEVVWNMPPKGTYNLHGSLLPKYRGAAPINWAIINGETETGVTSFRLRQEIDTGDVLFQDKIDILPDDTAGSLHDKMMLLGSETILKTVKAVESESVNFTKQDDALATKAPKIFHETCLINFNKSTREVYNFIRGLSPYPGAWTVIDGLETKIIGCKPEISTQPLIPGYIETNQKSYIKIACTDGFIQLQELKMQGKKQMPVKDFLNGYIVKNELSGV from the coding sequence ATGGGCACGCCTGAATTTGCTGTTCCATCTCTCGATATCCTTGTAAGACATGGTTATAATGTAGTTGCAGTGGTGACTAGCATGGATAGCTTTGGAGGCAGAGGCGGAAAACAATTGATTCAATCTGCAGTAAAAATATATGCACAAAGTAAAGAAATACCCGTTTTACAACCCGAAAAACTAAAATCACCTGAATTTCTTGCAACTTTAAAAAGCTATGATGCCGATCTGCAAATTGTCGTGGCATTCAGAATGTTGCCGGAAGTGGTGTGGAATATGCCACCAAAAGGTACATACAACCTGCACGGAAGCTTATTGCCAAAATACAGAGGTGCTGCCCCGATAAACTGGGCCATCATCAATGGTGAAACTGAAACAGGTGTAACCAGCTTCAGATTGCGTCAGGAAATAGATACCGGAGACGTTTTATTTCAAGACAAAATAGACATCCTGCCGGATGACACAGCGGGTAGTCTTCATGACAAGATGATGTTGTTGGGTAGTGAGACAATACTAAAAACGGTAAAAGCAGTTGAAAGTGAATCAGTAAACTTTACTAAACAGGATGATGCACTTGCCACAAAAGCTCCCAAAATATTTCATGAAACCTGTCTTATTAATTTTAACAAATCGACTCGGGAAGTTTATAATTTTATCCGCGGACTGAGCCCTTATCCCGGAGCATGGACAGTTATAGACGGGTTAGAAACAAAAATTATTGGTTGTAAACCTGAAATATCAACTCAGCCATTAATCCCCGGTTATATTGAAACCAATCAGAAGTCATACATTAAAATTGCATGTACAGATGGATTTATACAATTGCAAGAACTGAAAATGCAGGGCAAAAAGCAAATGCCGGTAAAAGATTTTTTAAATGGGTATATTGTAAAAAATGAATTATCCGGCGTGTAG
- a CDS encoding TIGR03643 family protein — MEKSGLSPADTDRIIEMAWEDRTPFDAIFAQFGLKEHEVIKLMRNELQPSSFKRWRERVQGRATKHQALSLADGRFKCDRQRAITSNKISKKRY; from the coding sequence ATGGAAAAATCCGGATTATCACCTGCAGATACTGACAGAATAATAGAGATGGCGTGGGAAGACAGGACACCTTTCGATGCAATTTTTGCTCAGTTTGGATTAAAAGAACATGAAGTCATCAAATTAATGCGAAACGAATTGCAACCTTCATCTTTCAAAAGATGGAGAGAACGCGTTCAAGGCAGAGCAACTAAGCATCAGGCATTATCTCTGGCAGACGGTCGGTTTAAATGTGACAGACAACGTGCGATAACATCCAACAAAATTTCAAAGAAAAGATATTGA